A window of the Chloroflexota bacterium genome harbors these coding sequences:
- a CDS encoding RluA family pseudouridine synthase — translation MAEQCPDLTRSRLARLVQQGMVAVNGAPSRPSQPVRAGDVIDLIIPPPAPLDLAPEDIPVPIVYEDDDLLVVDKPAGLTVHPAPGHPSHTLVNALLALRPNLSGIGGAQRPGIVHRLDKDTSGLMLVAKHDHAHHSLAAQLQARRVHKRYLALVWGCPRPETGTVDAPIARHPADRKRMAVVENGRASVTHYAVLERLPEASLVEARPVTGRTHQIRVHLASLGCPLVGDALYGRARPSPVERHFLHAASLAFRQPSTGETVEVSSPLPPDLQAALDMLREPSKEAGILPVRAV, via the coding sequence CTGGCCGAGCAGTGCCCCGACCTCACCCGCTCCAGGCTCGCGCGGCTGGTGCAGCAGGGCATGGTCGCCGTCAACGGCGCGCCGAGCAGGCCCTCGCAGCCCGTCCGCGCGGGCGACGTCATCGATCTCATCATCCCGCCCCCGGCGCCCCTCGACCTCGCGCCGGAGGACATCCCCGTCCCCATCGTCTACGAGGACGATGACCTGCTCGTCGTCGACAAACCGGCGGGGCTGACGGTCCACCCGGCGCCCGGCCACCCGTCGCACACGCTGGTGAACGCGCTGCTCGCCTTGCGCCCGAACCTCTCTGGCATCGGCGGCGCGCAGCGGCCCGGCATCGTCCACCGCCTCGACAAGGACACCTCCGGCCTCATGCTCGTCGCCAAACACGACCATGCCCACCACTCGCTGGCCGCGCAGCTTCAGGCCCGCCGCGTCCACAAGCGCTACCTCGCGCTGGTCTGGGGCTGCCCGCGCCCCGAGACGGGCACGGTCGACGCCCCCATCGCGCGGCACCCCGCCGACCGCAAGCGCATGGCCGTCGTCGAGAACGGCCGAGCGTCGGTGACCCACTACGCCGTGCTGGAGCGGCTGCCGGAGGCGTCGCTGGTGGAGGCCCGGCCCGTTACGGGCCGCACGCACCAGATACGCGTCCACCTGGCGTCCCTCGGCTGCCCGCTCGTCGGCGACGCCCTCTACGGCCGCGCCCGCCCGTCGCCCGTCGAGCGCCATTTCCTCCACGCGGCGTCCCTCGCCTTCCGCCAGCCATCGACGGGCGAGACCGTCGAGGTGTCGTCGCCGCTGCCGCCCGACTTGCAGGCCGCGCTGGACATGCTGCGAGAACCCTCAAAAGAGGCTGGCATCTTACCCGTGCGGGCGGTGTAG
- the dnaG gene encoding DNA primase: MSLLDDVKARLNIVDVVSNYVPLTQAGRVFKARCPFHTERTPSFVVNPERGSWRCFGACSEGGDAIRFVMKMENQSFSEALRSLAVRLGVPLPSPRQHAQMDPLLRANEEAMRFFQRRLQSPDGEAALAYLQDRGVAPETAAAFNLGLSPDGFEELKGHLMGQGFTEEELQRAGLVTRPQQGASRDLFHSRLMFPIRDAGGRVVGFGGRELDGSVPKYLNTPQTPAFDKSSLLWALDAARESIRLRGEGVVVEGYMDALMAHQHGYTNVVASMGTALTSRQVEALRPLADTFVLALDPDAAGQEATMRSLKTSWANVPEVRIALLPEGKDPDELIRNSPERWPDVLEAAEPRVDFGFRVMASRINLDTADGRRALTEELGGWILSAREEDQDRYLEKLEGLIGVSRHTLEQALQRQRRGLLDGPPTGRGRRQAPRPEPPESPFEAPTGVFERDDPLEAYSLALLMRDPDLRDAAAALRAEFFRQSENREVFQKWAECSTIEELKEDLDALLQEHLDSLLSREIPLMDYKQRTESFAQTIRRLEERQLREQRTQLGASLAQAVAEGRDTSPEEEELHRQDERLRDIFSVRVRRDI; encoded by the coding sequence ATGAGCCTTCTTGACGACGTAAAGGCCCGGCTGAACATCGTGGACGTGGTGTCCAACTACGTGCCGCTGACGCAGGCCGGCCGCGTTTTCAAGGCGCGGTGCCCGTTCCACACGGAGCGCACGCCCTCCTTCGTCGTCAACCCGGAGCGAGGCTCGTGGCGCTGCTTCGGCGCGTGCTCCGAGGGCGGCGACGCCATCCGCTTCGTGATGAAGATGGAGAACCAGAGCTTCAGCGAGGCCCTCCGCTCGCTGGCCGTGCGCCTCGGCGTGCCGCTGCCGTCGCCTCGGCAGCACGCGCAGATGGACCCGCTCCTGCGCGCCAACGAGGAGGCGATGCGCTTCTTCCAGCGCCGCCTCCAGTCGCCCGACGGCGAGGCCGCGCTCGCCTACCTGCAGGACCGCGGCGTCGCGCCCGAGACGGCGGCCGCCTTCAACCTCGGCCTCAGCCCCGACGGCTTCGAGGAGCTCAAGGGCCACCTGATGGGGCAGGGCTTCACGGAGGAGGAGCTGCAGCGCGCGGGGCTCGTCACGCGCCCGCAGCAGGGCGCATCCCGCGACCTCTTCCACTCGCGGCTCATGTTCCCCATCCGCGACGCCGGCGGCCGCGTGGTCGGCTTCGGCGGCCGCGAGCTCGACGGCAGCGTGCCCAAGTACCTGAACACGCCCCAGACGCCCGCCTTCGACAAGTCGTCGTTGCTCTGGGCGCTCGACGCCGCCCGCGAGAGCATCCGGCTGCGCGGCGAGGGCGTCGTCGTCGAGGGGTACATGGACGCCCTTATGGCGCACCAGCACGGCTACACCAACGTCGTCGCCTCCATGGGCACCGCGCTGACGTCGCGCCAGGTGGAGGCGCTGCGCCCCCTGGCGGACACTTTCGTGCTCGCGCTCGACCCGGACGCCGCCGGGCAGGAGGCGACGATGCGCAGCCTCAAGACCTCCTGGGCCAACGTGCCCGAGGTCCGCATCGCGCTGCTCCCCGAAGGCAAGGACCCGGACGAGCTCATCCGCAACTCGCCGGAGCGCTGGCCCGATGTCCTCGAGGCCGCCGAGCCCCGTGTCGACTTCGGCTTCCGCGTCATGGCCTCCCGGATCAACCTCGACACGGCCGACGGACGCCGCGCCCTGACGGAGGAGCTGGGCGGCTGGATTCTCTCGGCGAGGGAGGAAGACCAGGACCGCTACCTGGAAAAGCTGGAGGGGCTCATCGGCGTCAGCCGGCACACGTTGGAGCAGGCGCTGCAGCGTCAGCGGCGCGGGCTGCTTGACGGCCCGCCCACGGGCCGAGGCCGTCGGCAGGCGCCGCGCCCCGAGCCGCCCGAGAGTCCCTTCGAGGCGCCGACGGGCGTCTTCGAGCGCGACGACCCCCTCGAGGCGTACTCGCTGGCGCTGCTCATGCGCGACCCCGATCTGCGCGACGCCGCAGCCGCCCTGCGCGCCGAGTTCTTCCGGCAGAGCGAGAACCGCGAAGTCTTCCAAAAGTGGGCCGAATGTTCTACAATAGAAGAACTGAAAGAAGACCTTGACGCCCTGCTGCAAGAGCACCTGGACTCCCTCCTCAGCCGTGAAATCCCCTTGATGGATTACAAGCAGCGAACGGAATCCTTCGCGCAGACGATACGGCGATTGGAGGAGCGGCAGCTCCGGGAACAGCGGACGCAGTTGGGGGCGTCGTTGGCTCAGGCCGTGGCGGAGGGCCGGGACACCTCGCCGGAGGAGGAGGAGCTCCACCGGCAGGACGAGCGGCTTCGTGATATCTTTTCCGTCAGGGTCCGCAGGGACATCTAG